In a single window of the Montipora capricornis isolate CH-2021 chromosome 11, ASM3666992v2, whole genome shotgun sequence genome:
- the LOC138024182 gene encoding ciliary microtubule-associated protein 2-like has product MSQKKFAGAPFGVQTARFDVAGIHPKSKTPGTITQVAYDKKCMSEVNRCLGPGSYNIDVGGFNPKSVLERSSGPGWERAFETARLAKIPHLLYKEQWEKKQLQKQLLGPGTYNISDFIDDMAKKPGCTRGVCETREARFDTSSDVSQVPGPGTYGNGGIPSAVVEAKESKSVSNVGMLDSGKSSGRQLPEVGSHLCPGQYEMKSFLDEMETRVVSKRGPYDLFTGERNKPIAVGYFALPAKQTLGPGEYDLKSFLHEFNDKHKKHHGAFLKVQRFPAYPTNRIYCSTLSQYPREPNDPAPGSYTPQRLTKPEASIRHPFGSTAERFDRHARRFFLGSTNPVGPGRYDVDRYDKAQHANGNRSAFNSKTKRYDLIRDKYLTERIKPREVDKVFMVPIDAQ; this is encoded by the exons ATGTCTCAGAAGAAATTTGCGGGAGCACCGTTCGGGGTCCAAACGGCAAG GTTTGATGTGGCAGGAATTCACCCTAAAAGCAAAACACCTGGAACTATAACTCAAGTTGCTTATGACAAAAAATGCATGTCTGAAGTG AATCGTTGTCTTGGACCTGGTTCCTATAACATTGATGTGGGAGGGTTCAACCCCAAGTCTGTGTTGGAGAGATCATCTGGCCCTG GATGGGAAAGAGCTTTTGAAACTGCTCGCTTGGCAAAGATACCACACTTATTGTACAAGGAACAGTGGGAGAAGAAGCAACTTCAG aaacaacTCCTTGGTCCTGGTACTTACAACATCAGTGACTTTATTGATGACATGGCAAAGAAACCTGGTTGCACAAGAGGTGTATGTGAGACAAGAGAAGCTAGATTTGATACTAGTTCCGACGTG AGTCAAGTTCCAGGCCCCGGCACTTACGGAAATGGAGGAATTCCCAGCGCCGTCGTGGAAGCAAAAGAAAGCAAGTCTGTCAGTAACGTGGGGATGCTGGACTCTGGAAAATCGTCTGGGAGACAACTTCCTGAAGTG GGAAGTCATCTATGCCCTGGGCAATATGAAATGAAAAGTTTCTTAGATGAAATGGAAACAAGAGTGGTTAGTAAACGAGGTCCCTATGATCTTTTCACTGGAGAGAGAAATAAACCAATTGCAGTGGGATACTTTGCTCTACCG GCTAAACAGACCCTTGGTCCCGGAGAATATGATTTAAAGTCATTCTTACACGAATTTAATG acaaacACAAGAAGCACCACGGGGCTTTTCTAAAAGTTCAGCGTTTCCCTGCATATCCGACAAACAGGATTTACTGCTCTACTTTGAGTCAATATCCTAGAGAGCCG AACGATCCTGCACCAGGGAGCTACACTCCACAAAGACTCACAAAGCCCGAGGCGTCGATCCGGCATCCCTTTGGATCAACCGCTGAACGATTTGACCGCCATGCAAGGAGATTTTTCCTTGGGAGCACG aaTCCTGTTGGGCCAGGCCGTTATGATGTCGATCGATACGATAAAGCTCAACATGCTAATGGGAACCGAAGTGCTTTTAACTCCAAAACAAAGAGATATGACCTCATACGGGATAAATACTTGAC GGAACGAATCAAGCCACGAGAAGTGGACAAAGTTTTCATGGTTCCAATTGATGCACAATAA
- the LOC138023914 gene encoding integrase/recombinase xerD homolog produces MAVDPVVQDFIARSMAENNRSLMSEMSTLITNSVESIKRSNSESVEDQLREIKKLRREEPKSFKRKGTEIQYKFNAKIQDSIDEAKSYLESNAVDKAKESLNEDVFTSGFWKDLSAVEDDSLRELASRLQATVLASRAPGTTDAYRRSFARWKKFAISKSEFQHFPAKTEHVALYLQHLIDTTHSQSAVDSAIYAIQWAHAMAGIPSPTNSPIIHAIRDAAKRLVGTRPVNRKEPISAGMIRKLVDNSNFDNLLELRNVCIFILAYAGFFRIQEILHIKYGDIHFNSGYVVINVDISKTDQLRKGNEVVISVGSGEKTCPVKILRRYLTEVERYPVQSDHFVFRALSKCKSGHKLVAINKPVSYSTLREYFKVNFKDIVPDISLFSTHSLRSGGASAAANAGVPDRLFQRHGRWRSVSAKNGYVDDSLGSRLSVSKMLDI; encoded by the exons ATGGCCGTTGATCCAGTTGTCCAGGACTTCATTGCTCGCTCTATGGCAGAAAATAACAGATCTTTGATGTCGGAAATGTCGACATTAATCACAAATTCCGTTGAAAGCATTAAGCGCTCGAATTCCGAATCCGTTGAAGATCAATTAAGGGAGATTAAGAAACTGCGACGCGAAGAGCCGAAGTCTTTCAAGCGTAAAGGAACTGAAATTCAGTACAAGTTTAATGCCAAGATCCAAGATTCTATTGACGAGGCCAAGTCGTACCTCGAGTCCAACGCTGTCGACAAAGCCAAAGAGTCCTTGAATGAAG ATGTTTTTACCAGTGGTTTTTGGAAAGACTTGAGTGCTGTTGAAGATGATTCCCTGAGGGAGTTGGCGTCAAGACTACAGGCGACTGTTCTTGCCTCCCGTGCTCCAGGGACGACGGACGCCTATAGGAGATCCTTCGCCAGATGGAAAAAGTTTGCAATTTCTAAATCGGAGTTTCAGCATTTTCCAGCCAAGACAGAACATGTCGCCTTATACCTGCAGCACTTGATAGACACTACGCATTCTCAAAGTGCGGTAGACTCTGCTATTTACGCTATTCAGTGGGCGCATGCTATGGCAGGTATCCCGTCGCCTACTAACAGTCCAATTATACATGCAATAAGGGATGCCGCCAAAAGATTAGTTGGAACTCGCCCAGTTAACAGGAAAGAGCCCATTTCGGCAGGCATGATTAGAAAGCTTGTCGATAATTCAAACTTTGACAATTTACTTGAGTTAAGGAACGTTTGCATTTTTATATTAGCCTATGCGGGCTTTTTTCGAATTCAAGAGATTCTCCATATTAAGTATGGGGATATTCATTTCAATTCTGGATATGTTGTTATTAATGTTGATATAAGTAAGACTGATCAATTGAGAAAGGGTAATGAGGTTGTTATTTCTGTAGGCTCGGGTGAGAAAACTTGTCCGGTTAAGATTTTGAGACGCTACTTAACTGAAGTTGAACGCTACCCTGTCCAATcagatcattttgtttttagagcCTTGTCTAAATGTAAGTCTGGGCACAAGCTTGTTGCGATTAATAAGCCAGTTAGTTATTCCACACTCAGggaatattttaaagttaatttcaagGACATTGTTCCAGATATTTCATTGTTTAGTACTCATTCGCTGAGATCTGGTGGTGCTTCAGCAGCGGCCAACGCTGGTGTACCGGATCGCCTTTTCCAAAGGCATGGGAGATGGAGGTCTGTTTCTGCGAAGAATGGATATGTTGACGATTCCTTAGGTTCTAGGCTTTCAGTTTCCAAAATGTTAGACATTTAG